The Halomonas binhaiensis nucleotide sequence GGTGCCGTCGGCATTGAAGGCGCGCCACATCAGCCCTTGCAGAATGCCATTGACCCACATGGCGGCGATGTACAGCACCGTACCTACGGTGGCTAACCAGAAATGCACCGACACCAGCTTGACCGAGTACATCTCGGTGTGGCCGTAGAGACGCGGAATCAGGTGGTAGAGGGAGCCGATGGTGATCATGGCGACCCAACCCAAGGCGCCGGAGTGTACGTGGCCAATGGTCCAGTCGGTGTAGTGAGACAGTGCGTTGACGGTTTTCACTGCCATCATCGGGCCCTCGAAGGTCGACATGCCATAGAAGGACAGTGCCACCACAAGGAAGCGCAACGTCGGGTCGGTGCGCAGCTTATGCCAAGCGCCAGAGAGGGTCATCATGCCGTTGATCATGCCGCCCCAGGACGGTGCAAGCAGAATGATCGACATCACCATGCCTAGTGACTGTGCCCAGGTAGGCAGGGCGGTGTAGTGCAGGTGATGAGGTCCGGCCCACATGTAGACCATGATCAGCGCCCAGAAATGGACGATTGACAGGCGGTAGGAGTAGACCGGTCGACCAGCCTGTTTGGGCACGAAGTAATACATCATGCCGAGGAAGCCAGCGGTAAGGAAAAAACCTACGGCATTATGGCCGTACCACCACTGCACCATGGCATCGACAGCACCGGCATATACGGAAATGGAGTAGGTGGAGGTAACAGGCAGAGCAGCACTATTGACGATGTGCAGCACGGCGACGGTGAGAATGAATGCGGCGAAGAACCAGTTGGCCACATAGATATGTGATGTCTTGCGAGCGCGGATGGTGCCGAGGAA carries:
- the ccoN gene encoding cytochrome-c oxidase, cbb3-type subunit I is translated as MSSAIEHPPQREANSTGDCNSPLSASDSPLGNATYGATSDPACSSSHDAIYNTIYNYKVVRQFAIMTVVWGIVGMCVGLTLAAQLVWPQLNLDLPWTSFGRLRPLHTNLVIFAFGGCALFATSYYVVQRTCRVRLISDRLAAFTFWGYQAVILCALVSLPLGYTEIKEYAELEWPIDILLAVVWITYGIVFLGTIRARKTSHIYVANWFFAAFILTVAVLHIVNSAALPVTSTYSISVYAGAVDAMVQWWYGHNAVGFFLTAGFLGMMYYFVPKQAGRPVYSYRLSIVHFWALIMVYMWAGPHHLHYTALPTWAQSLGMVMSIILLAPSWGGMINGMMTLSGAWHKLRTDPTLRFLVVALSFYGMSTFEGPMMAVKTVNALSHYTDWTIGHVHSGALGWVAMITIGSLYHLIPRLYGHTEMYSVKLVSVHFWLATVGTVLYIAAMWVNGILQGLMWRAFNADGTLMYTFVETIEASVPGYAVRVLGGLCWVVGMVVMAVNVYKTARPVTDSRRLMPQTA